In Gadus chalcogrammus isolate NIFS_2021 unplaced genomic scaffold, NIFS_Gcha_1.0 GACHA038, whole genome shotgun sequence, a genomic segment contains:
- the LOC130377999 gene encoding ETS domain-containing transcription factor ERF-like → MNYDKLSRALRYYYNKRILHKTKGKRFTYKFNFNKLVLVNYPFIDMGSGRVPQSAPPITSGGSHFRFPPSTPSEVLSPSEDLRSPGVFSGVARRMARGSVSDCSDGTSTNSELEETVGGGGGGGVPGDDRGLGGPDRSFRGLLPPRMTHESLFRMYGSGAHLARPTPRVHSEQLSPFPVSPLPGPGGHLGPALSPGLSMTPGSHLPYTPSPSMSSPMLGSHFSFNADDMKRYLQAHAQSVYNYHLSPRAFLHYPNILIPQPHRPAPPPPQPQPAHDKPPAHHLLHAPPPPPMHLSHSLAGSLGAGLDDQQHPSPFKFKLQPPPLGRKQRDGGCSSSSSSSSSSAHGQSAASAGSGMHSNHAAMATPKIKVEPISDNESEEVEVTDISEEDEQMNHHGDGDDDDYGDDDEGDVFTPTSRPKLLPHHQHHQHPHHHHALHRYIPGHLQLGNGTAGRPPPPLHSNKPPQHQHHPHHHPEDDEDDEDVFKTPATPPLSAGLPPLPLLSLKSEPGQGSAPISPGGTLCIPLKLRFKRRWSEDQKMEADGEREEAEDKKVRSAEQEEGEAARGAGGAVEGLGVAPPTQRRSSSELQRATAQLSLENSGC, encoded by the exons ATGAACTACGACAAGCTGAGCCGTGCACtgag GTATTACTACAACAAGAGGATCCTCCATAAGACCAAGGGGAAACGCTTCACCTACAAGTTCAACTTCAACAAGCTGGTCCTGGTGAACTACCCCTTCATCGACATGGGCTCTG gacgcGTCCCCCAGAGCGCCCCGCCCATCACCAGCGGCGGCTCCCACTTCCGCTTCCCGCCCTCCACGCCGTCGGAGGTGCTCTCCCCCAGCGAGGACCTCCGCAGCCCGGGGGTGTTCAGCGGCGTGGCGCGGCGCATGGCGCGGGGCTCCGTCAGCGACTGCAGCGATGGCACCTCCACCAACTCAGAGCTGGAGGAGACggtgggcgggggcggcggcgggggggtccCCGGCGACGACCGGGGCCTGGGGGGGCCCGACCGCTCCTTCAGGGGCCTCCTGCCGCCGCGCATGACCCACGAGTCCCTGTTCCGCATGTACGGCTCCGGGGCGCACCTGGCCCGGCCCACCCCGCGGGTCCACTCGGAGCAGCTGTCCCCCTTCCCCGTGTCCCCGCTGCCCGGCCCCGGGGGCCACCTGGGCCCCGCGCTCTCCCCGGGTCTGTCCATGACGCCGGGCTCCCACCTGCCCTACACCCCGTCCCCCTCCATGTCCTCCCCCATGCTGGGCTCCCACTTCTCCTTCAACGCGGACGACATGAAGCGCTACCTGCAGGCCCACGCCCAGTCGGTGTACAACTACCACCTGAGCCCCCGCGCCTTCCTTCACTACCCCAACATCCTGATCCCCCAGCCGCACCGgcccgcgccgccgccgccgcagccgcagccCGCCCACGACAAGCCCCCCGCCCACCACCTGCTGcacgcccccccgccgccgcccatgCACCTCTCCCATTCGCTGGCGGGGtccctgggggcggggctggacGACCAGCAGCACCCCTCCCCCTTCAAGTTCAAgctgcagccgccgccgctCGGACGCAAGCAGCGGGACGggggctgctcctcctcctcctcttcctcctcctcctccgcccacgGCCAATCGGCGGCCTCCGCGGGCTCCGGCATGCACTCTAACCACGCTGCCATGGCGACGCCCAAGATCAAG GTGGAGCCCATCTCCGACAACGAgtccgaggaggtggaggtgaccgACATCAGCGAGGAGGACGAGCAGATGAATCACCACGGCGACGGCGACGACGACGACTACGGCGACGATGACGAGGGCGACGTGTTCACCCCGACCAGCCGGCCcaagctcctcccccaccaccagcaccaccagcacccccaccaccaccacgccctcCACCGCTACATCCCCGGCCACCTGCAGCTCGGCAACGGGACCGCCGGCCGGCCCCCGCCTCCGCTCCATAGCAACAAGCCGCCgcagcatcagcaccacccccaccaccacccggaggacgacgaggacgacgaggacgtCTTCAagaccccggccacgccccctctgAGCGCGGGcctcccgcccctccccctgctgagCCTGAAGAGCGAGCCGGGTCAGGGGTCGGCTCCCATCAGCCCCGGCGGCACGCTGTGCATCCCCCTCAAGCTGCGCTTCAAGCGGCGCTGGAGCGAGGACCAGAAGATGGAGGCGGACggcgagagggaggaggcggaggacaaGAAGGTGCGGAGCGCCGAgcaagaggaaggggaggcggccagaggagcagggggagcggTGGAGGGCCTGGgggtggccccgcccacccagCGTCGCTCCTCCTCCGAGCTGCAGAGGGCCACCGCCCAGCTGTCCCTGGAGAACTCCGGCTGCTGA